Proteins from one Gibbsiella quercinecans genomic window:
- a CDS encoding N-carbamoyl-D-amino-acid hydrolase — protein sequence MARYVNVAIGQLGPVNKKDSRAAVVARLMSLMREAHQLGADLIVYPELALTTFFPRWYIEDEAQLDGWCETAMPGNETQPLFDLARELQVGFCLGYAELSVEQGKKRRFNTSILVDKNGDIVGKYHKVHLPGHREYEPWREFQHLEKRYFTPGSEFPVFDAFDGRFGMAICNDRRWCETYRVMGLQGVEMVLIGYNTPVHNAPAPEHDDLSLFHNQLSMQAGAYQNGTWVVGVAKAGTEEGVEHIGGSCIIAPSGEVVASCVTKGDEVAIAHCDLDFCQIYKRTTFNFDLHRQPNAYGPITMLKGEALLADGNPRCK from the coding sequence ATGGCGCGTTATGTCAATGTTGCTATTGGCCAGTTAGGGCCGGTCAATAAAAAGGATTCCCGTGCCGCCGTGGTGGCGCGGTTGATGAGCCTGATGCGGGAAGCTCACCAACTGGGCGCAGACCTGATTGTTTATCCTGAGCTGGCGCTCACCACCTTTTTCCCACGTTGGTATATCGAAGATGAAGCGCAGTTGGACGGTTGGTGCGAAACGGCCATGCCGGGAAACGAGACGCAGCCGCTGTTCGATCTGGCGCGTGAATTACAGGTGGGTTTTTGTCTGGGCTACGCCGAACTGAGCGTGGAACAGGGCAAAAAACGACGTTTTAACACCTCGATTCTGGTGGATAAAAACGGTGACATCGTCGGCAAATACCACAAAGTACACCTGCCGGGGCACCGTGAATATGAACCTTGGCGTGAGTTTCAGCATCTGGAGAAACGTTATTTCACGCCGGGCAGTGAGTTTCCGGTATTTGACGCCTTTGACGGCCGGTTTGGCATGGCGATTTGTAATGATCGCCGCTGGTGCGAAACCTACCGCGTTATGGGGCTACAGGGCGTGGAAATGGTGTTGATCGGCTATAACACCCCGGTGCACAACGCCCCTGCGCCGGAGCATGATGACCTGTCGCTGTTTCATAATCAGCTTTCCATGCAGGCAGGCGCTTATCAGAACGGCACCTGGGTTGTCGGCGTGGCCAAAGCCGGCACGGAAGAGGGCGTGGAGCATATCGGCGGCAGTTGCATTATTGCGCCTTCTGGCGAGGTGGTGGCCAGTTGCGTCACCAAAGGCGATGAGGTGGCGATCGCACACTGCGATCTCGATTTCTGCCAGATCTATAAACGCACCACGTTTAATTTCGACTTGCATCGCCAGCCCAATGCGTACGGCCCTATTACCATGCTCAAGGGTGAAGCGCTTCTGGCAGATGGCAACCCACGTTGCAAATGA
- a CDS encoding Zn-dependent hydrolase, translated as MTSDLHINGERLMASLYELGAIGALPQGGVCRLALSDEDRQGRDWAVARMRALGLDITIDAIGNTVGIYAGLTDAPPVMMGSHIDTVATGGLYDGNYGVLSGLEVIATLKDAGLRLRRPLAVAFFTNEEGSRFQPDMMGSQVYQGGLSLEAALESRGIDGVTVGEALRNIGYDGPAPVGNNRVDSYVELHIEQGPVLDEEGLTIGVVEGVQGISWTEFQLQGVSNHAGTTPMRLRRDAGYVAARIGVFARQLAQELGGDQVATVGHVVFNPNLVNVIPEIVTLTVDLRNTDAQVLRQAEQSLWAFAAQAAEEEGVALSRKTLARFEPTRFASDMVALIAEQVRERGLPSRRMPSGAGHDAQIMAAICPAGMIFVPSRAGLSHNIQEFTAPQDLIAGANVLLGVVIQRADRA; from the coding sequence ATGACGAGCGATTTACACATTAACGGCGAACGCCTGATGGCGTCGCTATATGAACTGGGCGCGATTGGGGCGTTGCCACAGGGTGGCGTGTGCCGTCTGGCGCTCAGCGATGAAGACAGGCAGGGACGGGATTGGGCCGTTGCGCGCATGCGGGCGTTGGGGCTGGATATCACGATAGATGCTATTGGCAATACCGTTGGCATCTACGCCGGCTTAACCGATGCACCGCCGGTGATGATGGGTTCGCATATTGATACCGTGGCGACGGGCGGACTTTATGACGGCAACTACGGTGTGCTGTCTGGATTAGAGGTGATTGCTACGTTGAAAGATGCGGGGTTGCGCCTGCGTCGGCCCCTTGCCGTCGCCTTTTTTACCAACGAAGAAGGTTCGCGTTTTCAACCGGACATGATGGGCAGCCAGGTGTATCAGGGCGGGCTGTCACTGGAAGCCGCGTTGGAATCGCGCGGTATCGACGGCGTTACCGTGGGCGAAGCGCTACGGAACATCGGCTATGACGGCCCGGCTCCGGTCGGTAACAACCGTGTGGACAGCTATGTCGAACTACACATCGAGCAAGGACCGGTGCTGGATGAAGAAGGGCTTACCATTGGGGTGGTGGAGGGTGTGCAAGGCATCTCTTGGACCGAATTCCAATTGCAAGGTGTTTCCAATCATGCGGGCACCACGCCGATGCGTTTGCGCCGAGATGCCGGGTATGTAGCTGCCCGCATTGGCGTTTTCGCCCGTCAATTGGCGCAAGAACTGGGCGGCGATCAGGTGGCAACCGTCGGGCACGTGGTGTTCAACCCTAATCTGGTCAACGTAATCCCCGAAATCGTGACCTTGACGGTGGATTTACGCAATACCGATGCGCAGGTACTGCGCCAGGCAGAACAGAGCCTATGGGCCTTTGCCGCACAGGCGGCAGAAGAGGAAGGGGTAGCGCTGTCACGCAAAACGCTGGCTCGTTTCGAACCGACCCGGTTTGCATCGGACATGGTAGCGCTGATTGCGGAACAGGTGCGCGAACGCGGTTTACCGTCCCGCCGCATGCCGAGCGGCGCCGGGCATGATGCGCAAATCATGGCGGCTATCTGCCCGGCAGGGATGATCTTTGTGCCAAGCCGGGCGGGGCTAAGCCACAACATTCAGGAATTTACGGCACCGCAGGATTTGATCGCGGGTGCGAACGTTCTGCTAGGCGTGGTGATACAGCGCGCCGACCGTGCCTGA
- a CDS encoding ABC transporter permease, whose amino-acid sequence MISRHTLIKIAPWALLVLLGVVWQVVVVGLNVPSYLFPSLSDVGRSLIADWRPIAAHSLQTLYTTLVGFVLAVAFGLVLGVAVGASTLVYKSVYPLLVGFNSIPKVAFVPVLVVWFGIGTVPAIATAFLISFFPVVVNVATGLATVEPEMEDVLRSLGASRIDILKKVGLPRSLPYFFASLKVAITLAFVGSVISETVASNLGIGYLMMSASSNMNMALVFAGLIVIGAMGVVMYEIFAFVEKRMTHWAHR is encoded by the coding sequence GTGATATCTCGCCATACGTTAATCAAGATTGCCCCTTGGGCTTTGTTGGTCCTGCTCGGGGTCGTCTGGCAGGTCGTGGTGGTGGGGCTTAATGTTCCCAGCTACCTGTTTCCCTCACTGAGCGATGTAGGTCGTTCATTGATTGCTGACTGGCGCCCTATTGCCGCCCATTCATTACAGACGCTTTATACCACGCTGGTGGGCTTTGTGCTGGCGGTTGCCTTCGGCCTGGTGTTGGGGGTAGCCGTGGGCGCCTCCACGCTGGTGTATAAATCCGTATACCCGCTGCTGGTGGGGTTTAATTCTATCCCTAAAGTGGCTTTTGTCCCGGTGCTGGTGGTGTGGTTCGGCATTGGCACCGTGCCGGCTATCGCCACCGCCTTCCTCATTTCCTTTTTTCCGGTAGTGGTCAATGTGGCCACCGGGCTTGCCACCGTGGAGCCGGAGATGGAGGACGTGCTGCGTTCACTGGGCGCTTCGCGTATCGACATTCTGAAAAAGGTCGGGTTGCCCCGTTCGCTGCCTTACTTCTTTGCCTCATTGAAAGTGGCGATCACGCTGGCGTTTGTTGGCTCGGTCATTTCAGAAACGGTGGCCTCCAACCTGGGTATTGGCTATCTGATGATGTCTGCAAGTTCCAACATGAATATGGCGTTGGTGTTCGCCGGTTTGATCGTGATCGGTGCGATGGGCGTGGTGATGTACGAGATCTTCGCCTTTGTTGAAAAACGGATGACGCACTGGGCGCATCGCTGA
- a CDS encoding ABC transporter ATP-binding protein: MSFVKFENVSLAYNSEQLAIKDINFSINENEFVALVGPSGCGKSTFMKLTSGLIAPSKGYVFVNKREVSGPQKCVGMAFQASNLLPWRTTLQNVMLPMEIVEPYRSTRRKKGREYEEQARALLKRVGLEGYEDKFPWELSGGMQQRASICRALIHKPRLLMLDEPFGALDAFTREELWCMVRDLWQEAPFTVVLVTHDLREAVFLADTVYVMSARPGRIIARREIEIPRPRDLQVAYTDAFSRYVLELREHISSQHHA, translated from the coding sequence ATGAGCTTCGTTAAATTCGAGAATGTCAGCCTGGCATACAACAGCGAACAGCTGGCCATAAAGGATATTAATTTCAGTATCAATGAAAATGAATTCGTGGCGCTGGTCGGCCCTTCCGGCTGTGGTAAATCGACGTTCATGAAGTTGACCTCGGGGCTGATCGCGCCAAGCAAGGGCTACGTTTTCGTCAATAAGCGTGAAGTGTCGGGGCCGCAGAAATGCGTCGGAATGGCGTTTCAGGCTTCTAACTTACTGCCGTGGCGCACTACGCTGCAAAACGTCATGCTGCCAATGGAGATCGTGGAGCCTTACCGCTCTACGCGGCGTAAAAAAGGGCGCGAGTATGAAGAGCAAGCACGTGCGTTGCTCAAACGCGTTGGGCTAGAGGGGTATGAAGACAAATTCCCGTGGGAACTGTCCGGCGGCATGCAACAGCGTGCCTCTATTTGTCGCGCGCTGATCCATAAACCGCGTTTGCTGATGTTGGATGAACCGTTCGGCGCGCTGGATGCATTCACCCGTGAGGAGCTGTGGTGCATGGTCCGAGATCTGTGGCAGGAAGCGCCTTTCACCGTGGTGCTGGTCACACACGATCTGCGTGAAGCCGTATTTCTGGCCGATACCGTGTACGTGATGAGTGCGCGTCCAGGGCGGATTATTGCGCGCCGGGAGATCGAGATACCACGTCCACGCGATCTTCAGGTGGCCTACACCGATGCCTTTTCTCGCTATGTGCTCGAACTGCGTGAACACATTTCTTCCCAGCATCATGCATAA
- a CDS encoding ABC transporter substrate-binding protein, producing MLTSTFAKMHKLGCSALLSLSVLATQAYAADPVKVKFSLDWRFEGPSAPFLMAKAKGYFAQEGLDVQIDSGNGSAGAVTRVATGAYDMAFADFNALIEQESLHPGTGIKGVYMLYNVTPAAVFLLKSSGVKTPADLQGKTIAAPVFDAARKAWPAFARKVGLNKDAVTWQSADPTVTANLLVRKNVDAISGFYFTNLLNLEARGVKADDLVVFPYAQYGVDLYGNTIIASKEMLEKHPDTIKAFLRAFNKAVQETLADPISAAKFVKQQDSLIDLPLETRRLELAFGQLVVTPETRKNGLGDVDAQRLNKAIADVVAAFDLKETPKADVLFTSALLPAPADRAVR from the coding sequence ATGTTGACATCCACATTCGCAAAAATGCACAAATTGGGTTGTTCGGCGCTACTGTCTCTATCCGTATTAGCCACACAGGCCTATGCGGCAGATCCCGTCAAGGTGAAATTTTCGCTCGATTGGCGTTTTGAAGGCCCATCGGCCCCATTTTTAATGGCCAAGGCCAAGGGCTATTTCGCTCAGGAAGGGCTGGACGTACAGATTGACTCGGGCAACGGTTCCGCCGGGGCGGTGACCCGTGTGGCAACGGGTGCCTATGACATGGCATTTGCTGATTTTAACGCATTGATCGAACAGGAATCTCTGCATCCCGGCACTGGGATCAAAGGTGTTTACATGTTGTATAACGTCACTCCGGCCGCCGTGTTCCTGCTGAAAAGTTCTGGGGTGAAAACGCCGGCAGATTTGCAGGGCAAAACGATCGCTGCCCCTGTATTCGATGCGGCGCGCAAAGCCTGGCCGGCTTTCGCAAGAAAAGTGGGGCTAAACAAGGATGCGGTCACCTGGCAATCCGCGGATCCTACCGTTACCGCCAACCTGCTGGTACGTAAAAACGTCGATGCCATTTCCGGTTTCTATTTTACCAATTTGCTGAATCTGGAAGCGCGCGGGGTCAAGGCGGACGATCTGGTTGTCTTCCCGTATGCGCAATATGGCGTCGATCTGTACGGCAACACCATTATTGCCAGCAAAGAGATGTTGGAAAAACACCCGGATACCATCAAAGCCTTCTTGCGTGCCTTTAATAAAGCCGTGCAAGAAACGCTCGCCGATCCCATCAGCGCAGCCAAATTTGTCAAACAGCAGGATTCATTGATTGACCTGCCGCTGGAAACCCGCCGCCTGGAGCTGGCGTTTGGCCAACTGGTTGTGACGCCGGAGACCAGGAAAAACGGCTTGGGCGATGTGGACGCCCAACGTTTGAACAAAGCCATCGCCGATGTGGTTGCCGCCTTCGATTTGAAAGAGACGCCTAAGGCTGATGTGTTGTTCACCAGCGCGTTGTTACCGGCGCCGGCAGATCGCGCAGTGCGGTAA
- a CDS encoding MurR/RpiR family transcriptional regulator: MMNNALSAPEEHTSVLSELQTAIRLNYGALSPAEKKLVDVILAHQYQLASYSATELAQLASVSKSTAARVFRRLGFQDFNQFRMKCRGIEPMGYSPLTNLEQRTPHPMTIHERLDVHIERERENLAGMQRDSLSEELERAVQLLRDARRVWVLGFRNSYAPAFYAQSLFSHVLNDVQLVNDPAAKFADVLADIRATDVLFVVDFPRQFQLLPHLVRVAKNYQARIVVLSNTLVSDVCALADVVIPCAAKYSDIFDSYTAAISMVNFIGNELAACCSEKASQRMQRMEDIHQQIGDLYQLAPRSSADDKNRG; the protein is encoded by the coding sequence ATGATGAATAACGCGCTATCCGCACCAGAAGAACACACAAGCGTATTAAGTGAGTTACAAACCGCCATCCGCCTGAACTACGGCGCTTTATCGCCGGCGGAGAAGAAGTTGGTGGATGTCATTCTTGCGCATCAGTATCAGCTGGCGAGTTACAGCGCGACGGAGTTGGCACAGTTGGCTAGTGTTTCCAAATCCACGGCTGCACGCGTATTTCGGCGCCTTGGTTTTCAGGATTTCAACCAATTTCGTATGAAGTGCCGTGGTATTGAACCGATGGGTTATTCGCCGCTCACCAATCTGGAACAGCGCACGCCACACCCGATGACGATACACGAACGGCTTGATGTTCATATTGAGCGGGAACGCGAAAATCTGGCGGGCATGCAGCGCGATAGCCTGTCAGAAGAGCTGGAACGCGCGGTGCAATTGTTGCGTGATGCGCGGCGCGTTTGGGTTCTGGGCTTTCGCAATAGCTATGCGCCTGCTTTCTACGCTCAATCGCTGTTTTCGCACGTATTGAATGACGTGCAACTGGTGAACGATCCCGCTGCAAAATTTGCCGATGTGCTGGCAGATATCCGCGCGACGGACGTGCTGTTCGTCGTGGATTTCCCTCGCCAGTTCCAGTTGCTCCCACACCTGGTGCGGGTGGCGAAAAATTATCAGGCGCGCATTGTGGTGCTCAGCAACACCCTTGTTTCTGACGTCTGCGCGCTGGCTGATGTGGTCATCCCCTGCGCCGCAAAATACAGCGATATTTTTGATTCCTACACCGCCGCCATCAGCATGGTCAATTTTATCGGCAACGAGCTGGCGGCCTGTTGTTCCGAGAAGGCAAGCCAACGCATGCAACGCATGGAGGATATTCATCAGCAGATTGGCGACCTGTATCAGCTTGCTCCGCGCTCATCGGCGGACGACAAAAACCGTGGTTAA
- a CDS encoding sugar-binding transcriptional regulator: protein MSKQDEQRLLVKIATLYYSENKKQSEIASLLHLSQSFVSRALTRCQKEGLVKITVVQPTNIFVELEKAIEQRFGIRQAVVVDVGDNAGSEQIKRAIGSAAAHYVETRLRPEDLVGISSWSGTIRCMVDEMHPQNIHAAGVIQLLGGVGPNGNVQATILTQQLAAHLACPAWLLPSQSIEHSVDERTRLVNSPDVAAVVDKFAQVDVAIVGIGVLEPSQLLKNSGNYYNEEMLQLLAERGAVGDICLHYYDASGKPVLSADEDPVIGMELAQIHSCQHVIALAGGVEKSNAIRGALQGDYIDVLITDYPTARSLIKE, encoded by the coding sequence ATGTCGAAACAGGATGAACAGCGTTTGCTGGTGAAGATCGCCACACTTTACTACAGCGAGAACAAAAAACAGTCGGAGATAGCTTCATTACTGCACCTGTCGCAATCTTTTGTCTCAAGAGCGTTGACGCGTTGCCAGAAAGAAGGGCTGGTGAAAATCACCGTCGTACAACCGACCAACATATTTGTCGAGCTGGAAAAAGCCATTGAACAACGCTTTGGGATTCGCCAGGCGGTCGTTGTGGACGTGGGGGATAATGCCGGCAGTGAGCAAATCAAGCGTGCCATTGGCAGTGCAGCTGCGCATTATGTTGAAACACGTTTACGCCCGGAAGATCTGGTTGGGATCTCCTCCTGGAGCGGTACGATTCGCTGCATGGTGGATGAAATGCACCCGCAGAACATTCATGCGGCGGGGGTTATTCAGCTTTTAGGCGGCGTTGGGCCAAACGGCAACGTTCAGGCAACGATCCTCACCCAGCAACTGGCGGCGCATCTCGCTTGCCCGGCATGGTTACTGCCCTCGCAAAGTATTGAACATTCCGTTGATGAACGAACCCGGCTGGTTAATAGCCCGGATGTGGCGGCCGTGGTGGACAAATTTGCGCAAGTGGATGTGGCGATTGTCGGTATTGGGGTGCTGGAACCCTCGCAGTTGTTGAAAAACTCCGGTAACTACTACAACGAAGAGATGCTCCAACTGCTGGCCGAACGCGGTGCGGTAGGGGATATCTGTTTACATTACTACGATGCCAGCGGCAAACCGGTATTAAGCGCTGATGAAGATCCGGTTATCGGTATGGAGCTGGCGCAAATTCACAGTTGCCAACATGTGATTGCATTAGCCGGGGGCGTGGAAAAAAGCAACGCGATTCGCGGCGCGCTCCAGGGCGATTATATCGATGTTTTGATAACCGATTATCCAACGGCCCGTTCACTGATCAAAGAATGA
- a CDS encoding transketolase has translation MNPFSLSIAALEKKARSIRRRIIVLNAESPAGGHTGADLSQVELLTALYFRILNCSPQLQNSEERDIYIQSKGHAVGGYYCVLAEAGFIPTDWLATYQHADSHLPGHPVRHKTPGIELNTGALGHGLPVAVGIALAAKRDNSQRRVFVVTGDGELAEGSNWEAALVAAHYQLDNLIIINDKNNLQLAGPTKDIMNTDPLDEKWRAFGIEVTECKGNDMADVVNTLEGLQPNGKPHVIIAHTTKGAGVSFIQGRPEWHHRVPKGEEIELALEELKDE, from the coding sequence ATGAATCCGTTTTCGCTCTCCATCGCGGCGTTAGAAAAGAAAGCACGATCGATCCGCCGCCGTATCATTGTGTTAAACGCTGAAAGCCCTGCCGGTGGGCACACTGGCGCAGACCTGTCGCAGGTTGAACTGCTTACTGCGCTCTACTTCCGCATCCTTAACTGCTCGCCGCAACTGCAAAACAGTGAAGAGCGGGATATTTACATCCAGTCCAAAGGGCATGCCGTGGGCGGTTATTATTGCGTTCTGGCAGAAGCAGGATTTATCCCAACAGATTGGCTCGCCACTTATCAGCATGCCGACTCGCACTTGCCGGGGCACCCGGTGCGCCACAAAACGCCGGGCATTGAATTAAATACCGGCGCATTGGGCCACGGGCTGCCCGTTGCAGTTGGTATCGCGCTGGCGGCCAAACGCGATAACAGCCAGCGCCGTGTCTTCGTCGTGACCGGCGATGGCGAACTGGCGGAAGGCAGCAACTGGGAAGCCGCGCTGGTCGCCGCCCATTATCAGTTGGATAACCTCATCATTATTAATGATAAAAATAACCTTCAGTTGGCAGGCCCAACCAAAGACATTATGAATACCGATCCGCTAGATGAAAAATGGCGCGCTTTTGGCATAGAAGTCACTGAATGTAAAGGGAATGATATGGCCGACGTGGTCAATACGCTGGAAGGTCTGCAACCCAATGGCAAGCCACACGTCATTATCGCGCATACCACCAAGGGCGCAGGCGTTTCCTTTATACAAGGGCGCCCCGAATGGCACCACCGCGTACCAAAAGGCGAAGAGATTGAACTGGCGCTGGAGGAACTGAAAGATGAGTAA
- a CDS encoding transketolase family protein codes for MSNNAHLADVMVNAFIDAVERGVDLVPVVADSTSTAKISPFIKQYPERLVNVGIAEQALVGTAAGLALGGKVAVTCNAAPFLISRANEQIKVDVCYNNTNVKLFGLNAGASYGPLASTHHSIDDISVMRGFGNIEIYAPSSPLECRQIIDYALAHVGPVYIRLDGKALPELHDENYQFTPGQIDVLRQGHDVALVAMGSTVHEIVTAAAQLAEHGIEATVINVPSIRPCNTAQLLEILKPHQAVVSVEEHNINGGVGSLVAEVLAEAGCAIPLRRLGIANGGYAIAGDRAATRAHHEIDAAGIVKNATALLQAQAKK; via the coding sequence ATGAGTAATAACGCACATCTCGCCGATGTCATGGTGAATGCATTTATTGATGCCGTTGAGCGCGGCGTGGATCTGGTGCCGGTAGTGGCCGATTCAACATCAACCGCCAAAATATCGCCGTTTATCAAGCAATATCCAGAGCGCCTGGTTAACGTCGGCATTGCCGAACAAGCGTTGGTCGGCACCGCCGCGGGGCTGGCGCTGGGCGGTAAAGTTGCCGTCACCTGTAATGCCGCGCCCTTTTTAATCTCCCGCGCCAACGAACAAATTAAAGTTGATGTCTGCTACAACAACACCAACGTAAAACTGTTTGGCCTCAACGCCGGCGCCAGCTACGGACCACTGGCCAGCACGCACCACAGTATTGATGATATTTCCGTCATGCGCGGCTTTGGCAACATTGAAATATACGCGCCGTCCAGCCCGCTGGAATGCCGGCAGATTATCGATTACGCGCTGGCGCACGTTGGCCCGGTATATATCCGTCTTGATGGGAAAGCGCTGCCTGAACTGCACGATGAAAACTACCAGTTTACGCCAGGCCAGATTGACGTCCTGCGCCAGGGCCACGATGTCGCATTGGTCGCCATGGGCTCAACCGTGCACGAAATCGTCACCGCGGCGGCACAACTGGCGGAGCACGGTATTGAAGCCACGGTGATCAATGTGCCTTCCATTCGCCCATGCAATACCGCGCAACTGCTGGAAATCCTCAAACCGCATCAGGCCGTGGTCAGCGTAGAAGAGCATAACATTAACGGCGGCGTCGGCAGCCTGGTAGCAGAAGTTCTTGCCGAGGCGGGTTGCGCAATTCCATTACGCCGCCTGGGCATTGCGAACGGCGGGTATGCCATCGCCGGCGATCGTGCGGCAACGCGCGCCCATCATGAAATAGATGCCGCCGGCATCGTGAAAAATGCCACCGCCCTGCTTCAGGCGCAGGCAAAAAAATAA
- a CDS encoding FGGY family carbohydrate kinase: protein MSAVNNIIIALDEGTTNAKAVALDGEGNVLCKFSQALSIQTPREGWIEQSGEMLIAASTKVIAQAIDFVGSERVAALAISNQRETAIGWYRGNGKPLNAAITWQCSRTSEYCESIRKDQLEKNIKSATGLPVAPLFSGSKMRWLLDSTPNGYSLAAKGEICLGTIDAWLLWNLTGGKSFYCDYSNASRTQLLNIHTGEWDPEMLSIFQIPEAALPEVKPSSSHFGVTKGLSGIPDNIPVLAMIGDSHAALFGHALGELGCVKATYGTGSSVMAPVKSAQCDIDSLATTIAWHDGNEIVYGLEGNIPHTGDAVAWMADSTGLSELPADELSHELSTLPASVESTMGVYFVPALTGLGAPWWDENARGLICGLSRGIKRAHLIRAALESITYQIADVVIAMRQHSDFTLNALMVDGGPTKNNWLMQYQADLLGCPVMRSDIAELSAIGAALLARKALDGSTSDELRPLLSQHTQFRPNMERHGRLQKRWREWQNAVERTLWKSGLNK from the coding sequence ATGTCAGCTGTAAATAATATTATTATTGCCCTTGATGAGGGAACCACAAACGCCAAAGCCGTGGCCCTGGACGGCGAAGGTAACGTCTTGTGTAAATTCTCTCAGGCATTATCGATCCAAACCCCACGCGAAGGATGGATAGAGCAATCAGGAGAGATGCTGATCGCGGCATCAACGAAAGTCATTGCCCAGGCGATTGATTTTGTCGGTTCAGAAAGAGTGGCCGCACTGGCCATCAGCAACCAGCGTGAAACGGCCATTGGCTGGTATCGCGGCAATGGCAAGCCGCTAAACGCGGCAATAACCTGGCAATGTTCCAGAACCTCAGAGTATTGCGAGAGCATTCGTAAAGATCAGCTCGAAAAAAATATAAAATCCGCCACCGGCCTCCCCGTCGCCCCGCTATTTTCAGGTTCCAAGATGCGCTGGCTACTGGATTCGACACCGAATGGTTACTCGCTTGCCGCAAAAGGCGAAATTTGCCTTGGTACCATTGATGCCTGGCTACTCTGGAACTTGACCGGAGGGAAATCTTTTTACTGCGATTATTCTAACGCCTCAAGAACCCAGCTACTGAATATTCATACCGGTGAATGGGATCCTGAAATGCTCTCCATTTTTCAGATCCCGGAAGCTGCATTACCTGAAGTAAAACCCTCCAGCAGCCATTTTGGCGTTACCAAAGGATTAAGCGGCATTCCTGACAATATCCCCGTGCTTGCGATGATCGGCGATTCTCATGCCGCTTTATTTGGCCATGCCTTAGGGGAACTCGGTTGTGTTAAAGCCACCTATGGCACCGGTTCCTCTGTCATGGCGCCGGTTAAATCCGCTCAGTGTGATATTGATTCGCTTGCAACCACTATCGCCTGGCATGATGGCAATGAAATCGTCTATGGCCTTGAAGGCAATATCCCACATACTGGCGATGCCGTGGCATGGATGGCAGACAGCACGGGGTTAAGCGAACTCCCCGCCGATGAATTATCACACGAATTAAGCACGTTGCCGGCTTCCGTCGAATCGACGATGGGGGTCTATTTCGTTCCCGCGCTCACGGGCCTTGGGGCACCCTGGTGGGACGAGAACGCCAGGGGGTTAATTTGCGGCTTAAGCCGGGGGATAAAACGGGCGCATCTGATTCGCGCCGCACTGGAATCCATCACCTACCAAATTGCCGATGTCGTCATCGCGATGCGTCAGCATTCAGATTTTACCCTGAATGCACTGATGGTTGATGGCGGACCAACAAAAAATAACTGGTTAATGCAATACCAGGCAGATCTGCTCGGCTGCCCGGTAATGCGCAGCGATATTGCTGAACTTTCTGCCATTGGCGCCGCACTGTTGGCCAGAAAAGCCCTCGATGGTTCAACGTCTGACGAGCTTCGCCCTTTACTTTCTCAACATACTCAGTTCCGTCCGAATATGGAACGCCATGGGCGTTTACAAAAGCGCTGGCGTGAATGGCAGAACGCCGTGGAACGCACACTCTGGAAATCAGGATTAAATAAATAA